A genomic region of Catharus ustulatus isolate bCatUst1 unplaced genomic scaffold, bCatUst1.pri.v2 scaffold_94_arrow_ctg1, whole genome shotgun sequence contains the following coding sequences:
- the LOC117011570 gene encoding inositol 1,4,5-trisphosphate receptor-interacting protein-like 1, which translates to MEVRAKLQEEAKMRLEQELEQLVLTQGVWGWEDLLCSALQPWQLWAIAGLLLVPLAVWNMWRRRSMRRVVHEAENNGANEEDIRNVGANEEGAENQDVDVGDCCGDEGEDEDSDVNEEDHQDFGNVRQLAENEEGDAQNEFERDWDDNLGRMVMERIQWPVQDLLRGCQWTSHLMECFAIYFRRILSNSFYPVLHKAIGVGSAFEGWSPREQDVVYQVLVPMAPPRGHSFHLELDTAGQEQVRNFCVRVQQECTCSSAQWRKNMLCFLHHPEEELSRNQDPSLLDTLCTDSYLDVHKTSRWFYQLVRAVWPALLQSHNWHLVLLPSRRSCQFKVTNGRESFRIEILFGVRQGDSDIFVSSEPRGAYTSSTIWPESYAVAEMKFFKLITRRAPPGSLHLKCLQFFTRLQLGLGFSTYMMKTLVMHLLSIVPVSQWRRRHFVRRLLDISEGLRTCVEVRCLNHFIVGNRRLPEVIRLPAEILTASPCNLFHDLEMDPVAHSQAMSQYVDLYWWLKRILNNED; encoded by the exons ATGGAAGTGCGTGCCAAGCTCCAGGAAGAGGCGAAGATGCGGCTGGAGCAGGAGTTGGAGCAGCTGGTCCTGACGCAGGGTGTCTGGGGCTGGGAagacctgctctgctctgccttgcagccctggcagctctgggctaTTGCTGGGCTCCTGCTTGTACCCTTGGCTGTGTGGAATAtgtggaggagaaggagcatgAGGAGAGTGGTGCACGAAGCAGAAAACAACGGTGCGAATGAAGAGGACATCAGAAATGTGGGTGCAAACGAAGAAGGGGCTGAAAACCAAGACGTCGATGTGGGAGattgttgtgg agATGAAGGAGAAGATGAAGACAGTGATGTGAATGAGGAGGACCACCAAGATTTTGGCAATGTGAGGCAACTTGctgaaaatgaagaaggagATGCCCAAAATGAATTCGAGCGTGATTGGGATGATAACCTTGGAAGAATGGTAATGGAGCGCATCCAGTGGCCAGTGCAGGACCTGCTGAGAGGATGCCAGTGGACAAGTCACCTCATGGAATGTTTTGCAATTTACTTTCGACGCATCTTGTCAAACAGCTTCTACCCAGTCCTTCACAAAGCCattggggtgggcagtgccttTGAAGGTTGGAGTCCCCGTGAGCAGGATGTTGTGTACCAGGTGCTGGTACCCATGGCTCCTCCCCGAGGGCACAgcttccacctggagctggacactgcagggcaggagcaagTGAGGAATTTCTGTGTGCGTGTGCAGCAGGAGTGCACCTGCAGCAGTGCACAGTGGCGTAAGAAcatgctgtgcttcctgcaccaccctgaggaggagctgagcaggaatcAGGATCCCAGCCTCCTTGACACGCTCTGCACCGACTCCTACCTCGACGTACACAAAACTAGCCGCTGGTTCTACCAGCTGGTGAGAGCAGTCTGGCCAGCTTTGCTCCAGTCCCACAATTGGCATTTagtgctgctgccctccagacGCTCCTGCCAATTCAAGGTGACCAACGGCAGAGAAAGCTTCCGCATTGAGATACTCTTTGGGGTGCGGCAGGGCGACTCAGACATATTTGTAAGcagtgagcccagaggagcctACACCTCAAGCACCATCTGGCCAGAGAGCTACGCTGTGGCAGAGATGAAGTTCTTCAAGTTAATCACCAGGCGGGCCCCTCCTGGTAGCTTGCACCTGAAATGCCTGCAGTTCTTCACCCGTCTGCAGCTGGGCTTAGGTTTTTCCACCTATATGATGAAGACCCTTGTCATGCACCTCCTAAGCATTGTTCCCGTGTCCCAGTGGCGCAGGAGACATTTTGTGAGGCGACTGCTGGACATCAGCGAGGGTCTTCGCACATGTGTAGAAGTCAGATGCCTCAATCACTTCATTGTGGGCAACCGGAGGCTTCCTGAGGTGATCAGATTGCCTGCAGAGATCCTAACGGCCAGCCCTTGCAACCTCTTTCATGACCTGGAGATGGATCCTGTTGCCCACTCCCAGGCCATGAGTCAGTACGTGGATCTGTACTGGTGGCTCAAACGGATCCTTAACAATGAAGATTGA